A region of Streptomyces halobius DNA encodes the following proteins:
- a CDS encoding pyridoxal phosphate-dependent decarboxylase family protein, translated as MASGTGIRQTALSGGGQGPGALEPLVQTVLEALAKGAVRRGGPVPAGTPQELAADVERVCAEADGDDALHRLTELLAHGSADPADPSCAAHLHCPPLAVAVAADLAVSALNPSQDSWDQAPAATAVETLLLQELAQLVGYDPAEAAGVLTSGGTESNLMGLMLARDRVLGRAAARQIELSGVPGTGPRPRIFASAAAHFSVQRSAALLGLGEDAVIPVPVDHELRMKPEALATALRDCVARGEVPVAVVATAGTTDTGAIDPLGTCAALAAEHGAWLHVDAAYGGGALLSDELAPLVGGIALADSVSLDWHKLGWQPVAAGIFLVRRAETYASLARRAVYLNPQDDEEASYPSLLGLSLRTTRRADVFKIAVTLRTLGRAGLGQLVDACHELARGGAEAVRAHPRLELHADPVLTAFLFRYLPEGADPAHTDQVNAALRRRLLREGRAVVGRTELPGEGPGRVRLKLTLLNPHTTAAEVERLLHAVAAAGQAEEENQ; from the coding sequence ATGGCCTCAGGCACGGGGATCCGGCAGACCGCGCTCTCCGGAGGCGGGCAGGGCCCCGGCGCGCTGGAGCCGCTGGTCCAGACCGTGTTGGAGGCGCTGGCCAAGGGCGCTGTGCGGCGCGGGGGCCCCGTTCCCGCCGGGACGCCCCAGGAACTGGCCGCAGACGTCGAGCGGGTATGCGCCGAGGCCGACGGCGATGACGCCCTGCACCGGCTGACCGAACTCCTGGCCCATGGCAGCGCCGACCCCGCCGACCCGTCCTGCGCCGCGCATCTCCATTGCCCGCCGCTCGCCGTCGCCGTCGCAGCCGATCTCGCCGTCTCCGCGCTCAATCCCTCCCAGGACTCCTGGGACCAGGCGCCCGCCGCCACCGCTGTGGAGACCCTGCTGTTGCAGGAGTTGGCGCAGCTCGTCGGGTACGACCCGGCGGAGGCTGCCGGTGTGCTCACCTCGGGCGGCACCGAGTCCAACCTCATGGGCCTGATGCTCGCCCGCGACCGTGTGCTCGGCCGCGCGGCCGCGCGTCAGATCGAGCTGAGCGGCGTGCCGGGCACCGGTCCCCGTCCGCGGATCTTCGCCTCCGCCGCCGCGCACTTCTCGGTGCAACGGTCGGCGGCCCTCCTGGGCCTCGGCGAGGACGCGGTCATCCCCGTCCCGGTCGACCACGAGCTGCGGATGAAGCCTGAAGCGCTGGCGACCGCCCTCCGCGACTGCGTCGCGCGCGGTGAGGTGCCGGTGGCCGTCGTGGCCACCGCCGGAACGACCGACACCGGTGCGATCGACCCGCTGGGCACCTGTGCGGCGCTGGCCGCCGAGCACGGCGCCTGGCTGCATGTGGACGCGGCCTATGGCGGCGGTGCCCTGCTGTCCGACGAACTCGCCCCGCTGGTCGGCGGCATCGCGCTGGCCGACTCCGTGTCCCTGGACTGGCACAAGCTGGGCTGGCAGCCGGTCGCCGCGGGCATCTTCCTGGTCCGGCGGGCGGAGACCTACGCCTCCCTCGCACGACGCGCGGTGTACCTCAACCCGCAGGACGACGAGGAGGCCAGCTACCCCAGCCTGCTCGGCCTCTCGCTGCGCACCACGCGCCGCGCCGACGTCTTCAAGATCGCTGTCACGCTGCGCACCCTGGGGCGTGCGGGCTTGGGCCAACTCGTGGACGCCTGCCACGAGCTGGCGCGCGGCGGTGCGGAGGCGGTACGGGCACATCCCAGGCTGGAGCTGCACGCCGATCCCGTCCTGACGGCGTTTCTCTTCCGCTACCTGCCCGAGGGCGCCGATCCCGCACACACCGACCAGGTGAACGCGGCGCTGCGGCGCAGGCTGCTGCGCGAGGGGCGGGCGGTCGTCGGCCGCACCGAGCTCCCGGGCGAGGGGCCGGGCCGGGTCCGCCTGAAGCTCACACTGCTCAACCCGCACACCACCGCCGCCGAGGTCGAGCGGCTGCTTCACGCTGTCGCCGCGGCGGGCCAGGCCGAGGAGGAGAACCAGTGA
- a CDS encoding IucA/IucC family protein produces MNRPNDVGQSAAAVTPADTLAAPAAGPDPLDAADALRAGDAAAMETLLRAYVRETGTEVPPTGQALLLDLPASRLTLSVPVRYRSPTGWHRFGAPCVATTEDSHGVPADAALVAAGLIRETTLGRGVLPHHGGDATARVLDSARRTATHLARRRAEGEHGRGPTPFLDSEQALLLGHPFHPAPKSREEASDAELDAYSPELRGSFPLHWFAAHPDVVVGGSADGSSPAELLRPLAAGLEVPDGMVPVPAHPWQAREVLARPEVAALVDAGLLRPLGAAGPAWYPTSSVRTVQRPDAEVMLKLSLGMRITNSRRNNLRSEMRLGVRAAQLLAAGPADWLRAEHPEFGILRDFAWVSVGTDGPETGLETAIRDNPFRGGGDGAPEGLCVAGLLAERTGPGDGTPPRHRALLCEAAERAARAFGVPVAEASERWLARYLEVLVIPLIRLQARYGIALEPHHQNTLVALDAHGLPRAGWYRDSQGYYLAASRTADIERLLPGATDGVDLVFDDAFVDERVAYYLGINNLLGLVGAFGTLQLADEGRLLRVLRGALERLRTAEPTAKGLLDLLLDAPVLRCKGNYLTCVDGLDELVGDVHTQSVYIDLPNPLTEAQR; encoded by the coding sequence GTGAACCGGCCCAACGATGTCGGGCAGTCGGCAGCGGCGGTGACGCCCGCAGACACGCTGGCGGCCCCCGCAGCCGGCCCGGACCCGCTCGACGCCGCCGACGCCCTGCGCGCCGGCGACGCCGCCGCCATGGAGACGCTGCTGCGCGCCTACGTACGCGAGACCGGAACCGAGGTCCCGCCGACCGGCCAGGCGCTCCTGCTGGATCTGCCGGCCAGCCGGCTCACGTTGTCGGTGCCCGTGCGGTACCGGTCGCCCACCGGCTGGCACCGGTTCGGTGCGCCGTGCGTGGCCACCACCGAGGACAGCCACGGTGTCCCGGCCGATGCGGCCCTGGTGGCCGCCGGGCTGATCCGGGAGACCACGCTGGGCCGAGGTGTGCTCCCGCACCACGGGGGTGACGCCACCGCCCGGGTGCTGGACTCCGCCCGGCGCACCGCCACGCACCTCGCCCGCCGGCGCGCCGAGGGCGAGCACGGCCGAGGGCCGACGCCGTTCCTCGACAGCGAGCAGGCGTTGCTGCTCGGCCACCCCTTCCATCCCGCGCCCAAGAGCCGCGAGGAGGCGTCCGACGCCGAGCTGGACGCGTACTCCCCCGAGTTGCGTGGCTCGTTCCCGCTCCACTGGTTCGCCGCCCACCCCGACGTCGTCGTCGGTGGGAGTGCGGACGGCAGTTCTCCCGCGGAGCTGCTGCGGCCGCTTGCCGCAGGGCTGGAGGTGCCCGACGGGATGGTGCCGGTGCCCGCCCACCCGTGGCAGGCCCGCGAGGTCCTGGCCCGTCCGGAGGTCGCCGCGCTTGTGGACGCCGGACTGCTGCGTCCGCTCGGCGCGGCCGGACCGGCCTGGTATCCCACCTCCTCCGTGCGGACCGTGCAGCGGCCGGACGCCGAGGTGATGCTGAAACTGTCCCTCGGCATGAGGATCACCAACTCCCGGCGGAACAACCTGCGCAGTGAGATGCGTCTCGGCGTGCGGGCCGCACAGCTGCTGGCCGCGGGCCCCGCGGACTGGCTGCGTGCCGAGCACCCGGAGTTCGGCATCCTGCGTGACTTCGCCTGGGTGTCGGTCGGCACCGACGGACCGGAGACCGGACTGGAGACCGCGATCCGTGACAACCCCTTCCGGGGCGGCGGCGACGGCGCGCCGGAAGGGCTGTGCGTGGCAGGTCTGCTGGCCGAGCGGACGGGTCCCGGTGACGGCACCCCGCCGCGGCACCGCGCCTTGCTGTGTGAAGCGGCCGAGCGCGCCGCTCGCGCGTTCGGTGTCCCGGTGGCCGAGGCGTCGGAGCGTTGGCTCGCCCGCTATCTGGAGGTGCTGGTCATTCCCCTGATCCGCCTTCAGGCGCGGTACGGCATCGCCCTGGAGCCGCACCACCAGAACACCCTGGTCGCCCTCGACGCGCACGGACTGCCCCGCGCGGGCTGGTACCGGGACAGCCAGGGCTACTACCTGGCCGCTTCCCGCACCGCCGACATCGAGCGCCTCCTGCCGGGCGCCACCGACGGCGTCGATCTGGTCTTCGACGACGCCTTCGTCGACGAGCGGGTCGCCTACTACCTCGGCATCAACAACCTGCTCGGTCTCGTCGGAGCATTCGGCACGCTCCAACTGGCCGACGAGGGCCGCCTGCTGCGCGTACTGCGCGGCGCGCTGGAGCGGCTGCGTACGGCCGAGCCCACCGCCAAGGGCCTGCTCGACCTGCTGCTCGACGCGCCCGTGCTGCGCTGCAAGGGCAACTACCTGACCTGCGTGGACGGACTCGACGAACTCGTCGGTGACGTGCACACCCAGTCCGTCTACATCGATCTCCCCAACCCTCTTACGGAGGCCCAGCGGTGA
- a CDS encoding lysine N(6)-hydroxylase/L-ornithine N(5)-oxygenase family protein: MTAPSSSPDHSRPYDLVGVGIGPFNLSLAALADGVPGFRSLFLDAKPAFSWHPGLLMEGTTLQVPFLADLVTMADPTSPWSYLNYLRSHDRMFKFFFSERFHIPRREYDHYCRWAAERLPSCRFDAEVTALEWDESADAFAVVHRSASGAETRVLARQVVLGVGTNPVVPEPLRPLLTDCHTGRILHSADYRTYRTRLSAADDVTVIGAGQSGAEVALDLLRNQDGDGQGGPYVRWLARTTAFAPMEYSKIGLEHFTPDYIRYFRHLPEATRERLVREQWQLYKGVSEETLGEIYDELYERTIGGGEPRATLQPGVEIVAAEADGEGYLLTCRTQQQDTLFEIRTSAVVSATGYAASRPAFLESMGDLVDWDDRGRYQVDGEYRVALDPRVSGTLYVQNAEMHTHGVGAPDLTLGAWRAATILNTAAGRSVLPVAPRQAFTTFGAPEVPASVEPAAPVPDETATTPSGTPR, encoded by the coding sequence GTGACCGCTCCCTCGTCTTCCCCCGACCACAGTCGCCCCTACGACCTGGTCGGCGTCGGCATCGGCCCGTTCAATCTGTCCCTGGCCGCGCTGGCGGACGGCGTACCCGGCTTCCGGTCCCTCTTCCTTGACGCCAAGCCGGCGTTCTCCTGGCATCCGGGACTGCTGATGGAGGGAACGACACTTCAGGTGCCGTTCCTCGCCGACCTGGTCACCATGGCCGACCCGACCAGCCCGTGGTCATATCTGAACTACCTCCGCTCCCACGACCGGATGTTCAAGTTCTTCTTCTCCGAGCGCTTCCACATACCGCGCCGGGAATACGACCACTACTGCCGCTGGGCCGCCGAGCGGCTGCCCTCGTGCCGCTTCGACGCCGAAGTCACCGCGCTGGAGTGGGACGAGAGCGCTGACGCGTTCGCTGTCGTCCACCGCTCCGCCTCAGGCGCCGAGACCCGCGTCCTGGCCCGTCAGGTCGTGCTCGGCGTGGGCACCAACCCCGTCGTCCCCGAGCCGCTGCGCCCGTTGCTGACCGACTGCCACACCGGTCGCATCCTCCACAGCGCCGACTACCGCACCTACCGGACGCGGCTCTCCGCCGCCGACGACGTCACGGTCATCGGCGCGGGCCAGTCCGGCGCAGAGGTCGCGCTCGATCTGCTCCGCAACCAGGACGGCGACGGCCAGGGCGGCCCGTACGTCCGCTGGCTGGCCCGCACCACGGCCTTCGCGCCGATGGAGTACTCGAAGATCGGCCTGGAGCACTTCACCCCGGACTACATCCGGTACTTCCGCCACCTCCCGGAGGCCACCCGAGAGCGGCTGGTGCGCGAGCAGTGGCAGCTCTACAAGGGCGTGAGCGAGGAGACGCTGGGCGAGATCTACGATGAGCTGTACGAGCGCACCATCGGCGGCGGCGAGCCGCGCGCCACCCTGCAGCCGGGCGTGGAGATCGTCGCGGCGGAGGCCGACGGCGAGGGGTATCTGCTCACCTGCCGGACTCAGCAGCAGGACACGCTCTTCGAGATCCGGACCTCCGCCGTCGTCTCCGCCACCGGCTACGCCGCCTCCCGTCCGGCCTTCCTGGAGTCGATGGGCGACCTGGTCGACTGGGACGACAGGGGCCGCTACCAAGTCGACGGGGAGTACCGGGTCGCGCTCGACCCGCGGGTCTCCGGCACGCTCTACGTGCAGAACGCCGAGATGCACACGCACGGCGTGGGCGCCCCCGACCTCACCCTCGGCGCCTGGCGCGCCGCGACCATCCTCAACACCGCCGCTGGGCGCAGCGTACTGCCCGTTGCCCCGCGGCAGGCTTTCACGACCTTCGGGGCACCGGAGGTTCCGGCGTCCGTCGAACCCGCGGCCCCGGTTCCGGACGAGACTGCCACCACGCCCTCTGGTACGCCGCGATGA
- a CDS encoding MFS transporter codes for MTVVEKTGAPAPGGTARHAKTVLISVIGLHLVAETALTPFLPQLFQRLYGIEDPEATGLYIWICRIVGLAALPLWGLAARRWSLHKLVLAGLCGSAVLDLLLGLAPSYAAYTVLSTLIVTTNSALLLAYPAFIAEHGDESEGGERARLAGVCTLVVVFHLSVVVSTMVGAGVLSLPEPRIGISAFAVLDTLLAVVTYRILGRRPDLKTDGSAADGASEAAPARAGAAAAPSARSSSRVSWFMMLAYAALIGVAFDFSVNVSRPFFTEFSDSLGSGSVGSAVLFFLPSVSALAVLPSVRRCYDLLGDRLLPLALTVGAAGLAWTWLADGLPGLVGGRLLFGVGLGLGQVAVELRMFRATGTKGPAFTAVETARSAGLLAAPLAATAAVSYDLALPLAVAAAVQMGAAALSLRRTRSAAAPASATPDPAVSEAGAARPAIPRQAGPVATAPESPGPRPALTAPASPAHSEEKHR; via the coding sequence ATGACGGTCGTGGAGAAGACCGGCGCGCCGGCCCCGGGGGGAACGGCGCGCCACGCCAAGACCGTGCTCATCTCCGTCATCGGCCTCCACCTGGTCGCCGAGACCGCACTGACACCGTTCCTCCCCCAGCTGTTCCAGCGGCTGTACGGCATCGAGGATCCGGAAGCTACCGGGCTGTACATCTGGATCTGCCGCATCGTCGGGCTCGCCGCCCTCCCCCTGTGGGGGCTGGCGGCCCGGCGTTGGTCACTGCACAAGCTGGTGCTGGCCGGGTTGTGCGGGTCCGCCGTTCTCGATCTGCTCCTCGGCCTGGCACCCAGCTATGCCGCGTACACGGTGCTGTCGACGCTCATCGTGACGACCAACAGCGCCCTGCTGCTGGCCTATCCGGCGTTCATCGCCGAGCACGGTGACGAATCGGAGGGCGGCGAGCGGGCCCGGCTGGCCGGGGTCTGCACTCTGGTGGTCGTCTTCCATCTGTCCGTCGTCGTCTCCACGATGGTGGGCGCGGGAGTCCTCTCGCTGCCGGAACCGCGCATCGGCATCTCGGCGTTCGCGGTCCTGGACACCCTCCTGGCCGTGGTCACGTACCGGATCCTGGGCCGACGCCCGGACCTGAAGACCGACGGCTCCGCCGCCGACGGTGCATCGGAAGCGGCGCCTGCCCGCGCCGGCGCGGCAGCCGCCCCCAGCGCGCGTTCTTCGAGCCGTGTCTCGTGGTTCATGATGCTCGCCTACGCCGCCCTGATCGGGGTCGCGTTCGACTTCTCGGTCAATGTGTCGCGCCCCTTCTTCACCGAGTTCTCCGACAGCCTCGGCAGCGGCTCGGTCGGGTCCGCCGTGCTGTTCTTCCTGCCCAGTGTCTCCGCGCTGGCCGTGCTTCCCTCGGTACGCCGCTGCTACGACCTGCTCGGTGACCGGCTGCTGCCGCTGGCTCTGACCGTGGGCGCGGCCGGGCTGGCCTGGACATGGCTGGCCGACGGCCTGCCGGGGCTGGTCGGCGGCCGGCTGCTGTTCGGCGTCGGGCTCGGCCTCGGCCAAGTCGCCGTCGAGCTGCGGATGTTCCGTGCGACCGGCACGAAGGGCCCGGCGTTCACCGCCGTGGAGACCGCCCGCTCCGCCGGTCTGCTGGCCGCACCGCTGGCCGCCACCGCCGCGGTCTCCTACGACCTGGCGCTGCCGCTTGCGGTCGCCGCGGCCGTACAGATGGGCGCCGCCGCCCTGTCCCTGAGGCGCACTCGAAGCGCAGCCGCCCCGGCATCGGCCACGCCCGATCCCGCCGTGTCCGAGGCCGGGGCGGCCAGGCCCGCCATTCCCAGGCAGGCCGGGCCGGTTGCGACCGCCCCGGAATCCCCAGGTCCCCGGCCTGCCCTGACAGCCCCCGCCTCCCCCGCGCACTCCGAGGAGAAGCATCGATGA
- a CDS encoding IucA/IucC family protein translates to MNRTTREAWAQAGERLLVKAVEEFAYEELLVPEPDASAGAPDAYRLDLADRIHWTFRAARGTFGTWRLVPGTLRRHPAPTGGTAGPEQLLLDARPALGWDGPTTAEVLRELTATRRAEAEVISRALPAAELADLDHLDLEAHQDGHPCMLLNKGRLGFSASDAASYAPEAAGSVQLFWAGVHSSLGSYSGVPGLDADTLLTEELDEVTRKRFATTLQRTCAETGYHAADFCWLPVHPFHWDEAVATLFAPYLADGRIVLLGVGPDRYRPLQSIRTLANLDHPHRRNVKVPLFIRNTLVWRGLSTKPTEAAPDVSAWLHAVRDADPYLRDELRFHPLGEVAGVAVHHPLYESVKDAPYRYHELLGAVWREPVAALLGDGERARTMAALLKSGSDGRALVSELVDRSGLAPRAWLDRFFRALLPGLLHYLYRYGVAYCPHGENTVVLYDSSDTPIGIAVKDFAEDVNLLPGSHPEYAGLSERADALLLRWPAGELAHSLLSAIFAGHFRFFAPLAAEHLGVPEEEFWAMVRAEIERYHARFPELADRFEGFGLLAPEFDRVALNREQLLGGGFHDRAEKDEGFDVVHGTLANPLAVATGVPQEPQEQI, encoded by the coding sequence ATGAACCGCACCACACGTGAAGCCTGGGCACAGGCGGGCGAACGGCTACTTGTCAAAGCCGTGGAAGAGTTCGCGTACGAGGAACTGCTCGTCCCCGAGCCCGACGCGTCGGCCGGCGCCCCGGACGCGTACCGGCTGGACCTCGCCGACCGTATCCACTGGACCTTCCGGGCAGCCCGCGGCACCTTCGGCACCTGGCGGCTCGTGCCCGGCACCCTGCGGCGGCACCCCGCGCCCACCGGCGGCACGGCCGGCCCCGAGCAGCTGCTGCTCGACGCCCGCCCGGCCCTCGGATGGGACGGGCCCACCACCGCCGAGGTGCTGCGCGAACTCACCGCCACCCGGCGGGCCGAGGCCGAGGTCATCTCCCGTGCCCTGCCCGCGGCCGAACTCGCCGATCTGGACCACCTCGACCTGGAGGCGCATCAGGACGGCCATCCGTGCATGCTGCTCAACAAGGGGCGGCTGGGCTTCTCCGCCTCCGACGCCGCCTCTTACGCACCTGAGGCAGCCGGTTCGGTGCAGCTGTTCTGGGCCGGCGTCCACAGCAGTCTCGGCTCCTACTCCGGTGTGCCCGGTCTCGACGCGGACACCCTGCTGACCGAGGAGCTGGACGAGGTCACCCGCAAGCGGTTCGCGACAACCCTTCAGCGAACGTGCGCCGAAACCGGCTACCACGCCGCCGACTTCTGCTGGCTGCCGGTGCACCCCTTCCACTGGGACGAGGCCGTCGCGACGCTCTTCGCCCCGTATCTCGCCGACGGCCGGATCGTGCTGCTCGGTGTGGGCCCGGACCGCTACCGGCCGCTTCAGTCCATCCGCACCCTGGCGAACCTGGACCACCCGCACCGCCGCAATGTGAAGGTGCCGCTGTTCATCCGCAACACCCTCGTCTGGCGCGGCCTGTCCACGAAGCCGACCGAGGCCGCACCCGATGTGAGCGCCTGGCTGCACGCCGTCCGCGACGCCGACCCGTATCTCCGCGACGAGCTGCGCTTCCACCCGCTGGGCGAGGTGGCGGGCGTGGCCGTGCACCATCCGCTGTACGAGTCGGTGAAGGACGCCCCGTACCGCTACCACGAACTCCTCGGCGCGGTCTGGCGGGAGCCGGTCGCTGCGCTGCTGGGCGACGGCGAGCGGGCCCGCACCATGGCCGCACTGCTCAAGAGCGGATCCGACGGCCGCGCTCTGGTCAGCGAACTGGTCGACAGGTCCGGGCTCGCCCCACGCGCCTGGCTCGACCGCTTCTTCCGCGCCCTGCTGCCCGGACTGCTGCACTACCTCTACCGGTACGGCGTGGCGTACTGCCCGCACGGCGAGAACACCGTCGTCCTCTACGACTCCTCCGACACCCCCATCGGCATCGCGGTCAAGGACTTCGCCGAGGACGTCAATCTGCTGCCCGGCAGCCATCCCGAGTACGCGGGCCTGTCCGAGCGCGCTGATGCGCTGCTGCTGCGCTGGCCCGCCGGCGAGCTGGCCCACTCGCTGCTCAGCGCGATCTTCGCCGGCCACTTCCGGTTCTTCGCCCCGCTGGCCGCCGAGCACCTCGGGGTTCCGGAGGAGGAATTCTGGGCCATGGTCCGCGCCGAGATCGAGCGCTACCACGCCCGCTTCCCCGAACTGGCCGACCGTTTCGAGGGCTTCGGCCTGCTCGCCCCGGAGTTCGACCGGGTGGCGCTCAACCGCGAACAGCTGCTCGGCGGTGGCTTCCACGACCGCGCCGAGAAGGACGAGGGCTTCGACGTCGTCCACGGCACCCTCGCCAACCCCCTCGCCGTCGCAACCGGCGTACCTCAGGAACCTCAGGAGCAGATATGA
- a CDS encoding glutamine synthetase family protein has product MTTSPYERLRADAEEGRVEEVIVSVPDLQGRLQGSRLSVPYFLDEVVGLGVPPTESGGGFGACVYLLASDVEMDTGPGYAIDAWQSGFGDFVLRPDPATLRTLPWDPGTALVLADAVWPGGEAVEIAPRQVLRTQLDRLAERGLTAFAGTELEFLVFHESYRQAWDRRYHGLETATAYNVDYSLQGLAGIEPVVRRIRREMVRAGLTMETARAEVHAGQYEIVFRYDEAMTTCDNHVLFKNGAKQIAAQEGVALTFMPKYDEGEGNSCHIHLSLRGTDGSAALADPAAEDGMSDLMHHFVAGQLACLADFALLMAPNINSYKRLQPGAFAPTGITWGRDNRTCPVRVVGSGHSLRIEHRVPGGDANPYLAVAAAVAAGLYGIENRLALPAPHTANALADPSVPRLPGTLTEALHRWENSEIAAKVFGEAVVGHYAQAARTELAAFERAVTDWERVRGFERL; this is encoded by the coding sequence ATGACCACCTCGCCGTACGAGCGACTGCGCGCCGACGCCGAGGAGGGACGCGTAGAGGAAGTGATCGTCAGCGTCCCGGACCTCCAGGGGAGGCTCCAGGGCAGCCGCCTGTCCGTGCCCTATTTCCTGGACGAGGTGGTCGGGCTGGGGGTTCCCCCGACGGAGTCAGGGGGAGGCTTCGGCGCCTGCGTCTATCTGCTCGCCTCCGACGTCGAGATGGACACCGGTCCCGGATACGCCATCGACGCCTGGCAGAGCGGCTTCGGTGACTTCGTCCTCCGTCCCGACCCGGCCACGCTGCGCACCCTCCCCTGGGACCCGGGTACCGCGCTCGTCCTCGCCGACGCCGTCTGGCCGGGTGGCGAGGCCGTCGAGATCGCCCCGCGCCAGGTACTGCGCACCCAGCTCGACCGGCTCGCCGAGCGCGGGCTGACCGCCTTCGCGGGCACCGAGCTGGAGTTCCTCGTCTTCCACGAGTCGTACCGTCAGGCATGGGACCGTCGTTACCACGGCCTGGAGACGGCCACCGCCTACAACGTGGACTACTCCCTCCAGGGACTGGCCGGGATCGAGCCCGTGGTGCGCCGTATCCGCCGGGAGATGGTGCGCGCCGGGCTCACCATGGAAACGGCCCGAGCAGAGGTCCATGCCGGCCAGTACGAGATCGTCTTCCGCTACGACGAGGCGATGACCACTTGTGACAACCACGTCCTCTTCAAGAACGGCGCCAAGCAGATCGCCGCTCAGGAAGGGGTCGCGCTCACCTTCATGCCCAAGTACGACGAGGGCGAGGGCAATTCCTGCCACATCCACCTGTCGCTGCGTGGCACGGACGGCTCTGCCGCCCTCGCCGACCCGGCGGCGGAGGACGGCATGTCCGATCTGATGCATCACTTCGTCGCGGGTCAGCTCGCCTGTCTGGCCGACTTCGCGCTGCTGATGGCGCCGAACATCAACTCGTACAAGCGCCTTCAGCCGGGCGCTTTCGCCCCGACCGGCATCACCTGGGGCCGGGACAACCGCACCTGCCCGGTCCGCGTCGTGGGCTCGGGCCACTCGCTGCGGATCGAGCACCGGGTGCCCGGCGGGGACGCCAACCCCTACCTCGCCGTCGCCGCCGCGGTGGCCGCCGGCCTGTACGGCATCGAGAACCGTCTCGCCCTCCCGGCGCCGCACACCGCGAACGCCCTGGCCGATCCGTCGGTGCCACGGCTGCCCGGCACGCTCACCGAGGCCCTGCACCGGTGGGAGAACAGCGAGATCGCGGCCAAGGTGTTCGGCGAGGCGGTCGTCGGCCACTACGCACAGGCCGCCCGTACGGAGCTGGCCGCCTTCGAAAGGGCGGTCACCGACTGGGAGCGGGTCCGCGGCTTCGAACGCCTGTGA
- a CDS encoding ABC transporter substrate-binding protein translates to MAPSLNRRAAALAGVVVLAVTATACGSGKDDAKSAAEGGKHTVTTAMGKVEVSDSPKRVVVLDTDALDSAITLGVKPVGAVTSEAGAPMSTYLPKDQIKGIKNVGLIMEPNLEAIDGLNPDLIISSKERDEKSYKELSKIAPTVFTKTTGPDWRKNFELHADVLGKKDKAKKVVAAYEKHIAKVTDALGGADKAAKTKVGFVRFIEGADTRLYMNDTFVGSILKDLKVGRPANVDKTGFSLDISPERISEGNSDVIFYSTYGDPAKAKETSVTGGKLWKRLDAVKNKKAFKVDDSLWMLGIGYTGANQILDEMEKSLK, encoded by the coding sequence ATGGCCCCATCCCTCAATCGCCGTGCCGCCGCTCTCGCCGGCGTTGTCGTGCTCGCCGTCACCGCCACCGCATGCGGCTCCGGCAAGGACGACGCCAAGTCGGCCGCCGAGGGCGGAAAGCACACCGTGACCACTGCCATGGGCAAGGTGGAGGTTTCCGACAGCCCCAAGCGTGTGGTCGTCCTGGACACCGACGCCCTCGACTCGGCCATCACCCTCGGTGTCAAGCCGGTTGGTGCCGTCACGTCCGAGGCCGGCGCGCCGATGTCCACCTACCTCCCCAAGGACCAGATCAAGGGCATCAAGAACGTCGGCCTGATCATGGAGCCCAACCTGGAGGCGATCGACGGGCTCAACCCGGACCTGATCATCAGCAGCAAGGAGCGCGACGAGAAGAGCTACAAGGAGCTGTCGAAGATCGCGCCGACCGTCTTCACCAAGACGACCGGCCCCGACTGGCGGAAGAACTTCGAACTGCACGCCGACGTGCTGGGCAAGAAGGACAAGGCGAAGAAGGTCGTCGCCGCGTACGAGAAGCACATCGCCAAGGTGACCGACGCCCTTGGCGGGGCGGACAAGGCCGCCAAGACCAAGGTCGGTTTCGTGCGCTTCATCGAAGGCGCGGACACCCGCCTGTACATGAACGACACGTTCGTCGGCAGCATCCTCAAGGACCTCAAGGTCGGCCGGCCCGCCAACGTGGACAAGACCGGCTTCTCTCTCGACATCAGCCCCGAGCGGATCAGCGAGGGCAACTCCGACGTCATCTTCTACTCCACCTACGGTGACCCGGCGAAGGCCAAGGAGACCAGCGTCACCGGCGGCAAGCTGTGGAAGAGGCTGGACGCCGTGAAGAACAAGAAGGCGTTCAAGGTGGACGACAGCCTGTGGATGCTCGGCATCGGCTACACCGGCGCCAACCAGATCCTCGACGAGATGGAAAAGAGCCTCAAGTAA